In a single window of the Raphanus sativus cultivar WK10039 chromosome 9, ASM80110v3, whole genome shotgun sequence genome:
- the LOC108827868 gene encoding protein DETOXIFICATION 34 gives METPVREERRSSSSSPGKPLQTITVAADDAIESGPSSPLLLRVSVFETELETTKLHHAPSTLLGKTDNDDNDDFPPIKSYSDAKFVCMVESSKLWEIAAPIAFNILCNYGVNSFTSIFVGHIGDLELSAVAISLSVVSNFSFGFLLGMASALETLCGQAFGAGQIEMLGVYMQRSWLILIGTCFCLLPLYIYATPLLILLGQEPEIAEISGKFTAHIIPQVFALAINFPTKKFLQSQSKVGILAWIGFIALTLHIFILHLFINVFKWGLNGAAAAFVVSAWGIAISQLVYVVGWCKDGWRGLSWLAFQDVWPFLKLSFASAVMLCLEIWYFMTIIVLTGHLEDPVLAVGSLSICMNINGWEGMLFIGINAAVSVRVSNELGSGHPRAAKYSVIVAVIESLIIGVVCAIVILITRDDFAVIFTDSQEMRKAVADLAYLLGITMILNSLQPVISGVAVGGGWQAPVAYVNLICYYVFGLPLGFFLGYKTRLGVQGIWIGMICGTSLQTLILVYMIYKTNWNKEVEQASERMKQWGAGYEKLDKTVT, from the exons ATGGAAACTCCGGTTAGGGAGGAGAGGAGATCCTCCTCATCCTCTCCCGGAAAACCACTACAAACCATCACCGTCGCAGCTGATGACGCCATCGAGAGTGGTCCATCCTCTCCGCTTCTCCTCAGAGTCTCTGTCTTCGAAACAGAGCTTGAGACGACCAAGCTTCACCACGCCCCTTCTACTTTGCTCGGAAAAACCGACAATGACGACAACGACGACTTTCCTCCTATTAAAAGCTATAGTGACGCTAAGTTCGTCTGCATGGTTGAATCATCGAAGCTTTGGGAAATCGCTGCACCTATAGCCTTCAATATTCTATGTAATTACGGAGTTAACTCGTTCACAAGCATTTTCGTCGGCCATATCGGCGATCTCGAGCTCTCCGCTGTCGCAATCTCCCTCTCCGTCGTCTCCAACTTCTCCTTTGGTTTCTTG CTAGGAATGGCGAGTGCGTTGGAAACGCTATGCGGACAAGCGTTTGGAGCGGGACAAATAGAAATGTTAGGCGTCTACATGCAACGTTCTTGGCTTATCCTAATCGGAACATGCTTCTGCTTGCTTCCACTATACATCTACGCAACTCCTCTTCTCATTCTCCTCGGACAAGAACCCGAAATAGCTGAGATCTCTGGCAAATTCACTGCTCATATCATCCCTCAAGTATTCGCCCTCGCCATCAACTTCCCGACTAAGAAGTTTCTCCAATCACAGAGCAAAGTCGGGATCCTTGCCTGGATCGGTTTCATCGCCTTGACCCTTCACATCTTCATCCTCCACCTCTTTATAAACGTTTTCAAATGGGGACTCAACGGGGCAGCGGCTGCCTTTGTTGTCTCTGCTTGGGGAATCGCCATCTCGCAGCTTGTTTACGTTGTCGGGTGGTGTAAAGACGGTTGGCGAGGGCTTTCTTGGTTGGCGTTTCAAGACGTTTGGCCGTTTTTGAAACTATCGTTTGCGTCTGCGGTTATGCTTTGTCTTGAGATTTGGTACTTTATGACTATCATTGTCTTAACCGGACATCTTGAAGACCCCGTCTTAGCCGTTGGATCTCTCTCAATCTG TATGAACATTAATGGATGGGAAGGAATGTTGTTTATTGGAATTAATGCAGCTGTaag TGTTAGGGTGTCTAATGAGCTAGGATCTGGACATCCACGAGCTGCCAAGTACTCGGTGATTGTAGCGGTGATCGAGTCTCTCATAATTGGAGTGGTGTGTGCAATCGTAATTCTCATTACACGAGATGACTTTGCAGTCATTTTTACGGATAGCCAAGAGATGAGAAAGGCTGTAGCTGATCTTGCTTACCTTCTCGGTATAACGATGATCCTCAACAGTTTACAACCAGTTATATCCG GTGTTGCAGTGGGAGGAGGATGGCAAGCACCGGTGGCTTATGTCAACTTGATTTGTTACTATGTTTTTGGTTTACCTCTAGGGTTTTTTCTAGGTTATAAAACCAGACTTGGCGTGCAG GGGATTTGGATTGGTATGATATGTGGGACTAGTCTTCAGACTTTGATCCTTGTGTACATGATATACAAAACCAATTGGAACAAAGAG GTGGAACAAGCTTCGGAGAGAATGAAACAATGGGGAGCTGGATATGAGAAATTAGACAAAACAGTAACTTAA